TGTTTAGGGATTTGATGGTAGGTTAGGTAATTTTGTTTTGAGATGGTGTGGGCATTGGATTTGAAGTTTGGGGTATGATTAGTTGTGAATAGTATTTTGATTTTTGGgaaaatgaatttcttgaaaatctcCATAGTCATAATCAtgcctttccttttcttaaaCTTAATTAATCCCATCCACGCCTAAATCTTCTCTATGGATTTTCTTCAAAACCATAATGTGACTCACGTAGTTGGAGTTGAGCCACTTGTATGGAACCAAGTCATGGCATTCTATGTTGAAAATCATGCAAACATAAGAGTAATTGATTGTGAGTTTGACTATTCCATGATACCATATGGTAAGAATATTTTTGAAAGATGGAACGAACCTTCAAGGTTGGATGCATGCTTATGCTTTGGGAGAAGCAATTTTATGATTGTGACGATGGAATTACTTGGGTTTAGATTTGAAATTAGCTTGTTTGCTAGTACAGTGGATTTGGTGGAAATATAGAAAAAGGCATTTGGCAAAActctttttgtttcatttttttaacaaaaaaaggTAGTTTAGGATTTTTGTGAAAAGCAATAGTCTTTTGGATCTATATTGTTACATGAATAATAAAAGCAAGGGAGGTAAATGCAATTTAATAAACTTGAGAGGAGCTCTCTGCCATTGTTAGAAATTTCAGTGGAGGTTTTCGAAATTATCCCTTCAACAAATCAGAGGTTTCAATAAATTTGAAGGTATGTAGAAATACACACAAAATTTTCTACCAAGCTTTTGGAAGAGTAAATTATAATTGCCTGCCATGTAGGAATTAGGAAAAGAGGGCAagtacaaagaaagaaaaagcgtGGTAGTTAGTTCAGCAAAAAGGCAAAGAGGAAAAAGTAGGGCAACTGCAAAGAATGAAAAAGCGTGGTTGTCAGCAGCAAAAGGGAGAGCTCAGATGTGCGCTAGTTTCGTCAGAGTGGTCAGACGATCGTGGCGACCCACCACAGAAGGCACTGCTTTCGTCATGGCAACCCCAGGAATGCACCAGCCGGGAATCGAACCCGGGTCTGTACCGTGGCAGGGTACTATTCTACCACTAGACCACTGGTGCCTTGTGGTGTACATCGCCTTTTTAATAGATGTCAAGATGACGGTggatatcattttattttagggataattttagaaacctcccttgagatttttaataatttcatttagctctatcaaggttttaaaaattacacatgcCTCCCATATCATTCAAAATGACAACACTACTCTTAactattttaatgaaattttcttgtttatatgcttatacttagaatgacttttaaaattatttttttcattctttatccttcttattcctttttttaatattttgccAATAAAACTGTATAACTACCAATATTACCTTTAATTTTTATTGTATCCAAATGTCaaattagtgatttttttgatgaGTTAATTTATCTGTAATCCAATGTTTTTGTTGatctttattttctatttttatattaaaattaacaataaatcaaaagaaAACGACCTAAAATCACtattaaattatgataatctcaCTACTTGAAAATTTCATAAATTCTGAATGaattattttaacattttcttttttatcttataaatctaaatctaGAATAAAATACCATAAAAATGTCCTATCATAAtgataaattattattatatttgtttatcaaatagtaggtatggacatgaaaaatttggtatctttttcttataattgtattagataatcttataattataaagaaaaataaattaaaactcattacactATGAATATTCGCTTAAAAATTTAACCatgtcaatattattttaaggttttaTTACCAAAACTATCAAATAAAGAGAGgtattgtaattttttaaattttgagggagctcagtgaaatttttagaaacCTCAGTGGTCAGCAAAAAGGAGAGCTCAGATGTGCGCTAGCTTCGTCCGAGTGGGCAGACGATCGTGGCGACCCAACACCACAGAAGGCACTGATTTCGTCACGGCAACCCCTGGAATGCACCAGCCGGGAATCGAACCCGGGTCTGTACCGTGGCAGGGTACTATTCTACCACTAGACCACTGGTGCCTTGTGATGTGCTTCGTCAGTTTTTataaaatttcaagtttaaTGGTGGATATCATTTTATCTTATCACGCCATCATGGATGATAGCTAAATAATGAACATTATACACCCAAGTCCGAGCACTTGTTGAGTGTGGACTTAGGTCGTGAGGTGTCTtctactactttttttttttttttcttaaggCAATTAGGTATCTTTTAAAAAAGGTATAAATTATCATAATATATGATAAATGACAATTTGTATTAATGAAAGAGATATAGACTACACTAAAaattttgttgcatttgaagGGATTTTGATGCTCTTTTATTGGTACTGGTGTAAGGGCACATTTAATGTGTGTgcaatttaaaatatttaaaatgaattaattttgtatgattttgcttttttttttttttacataaattATATTCATATTATTTTTCTAAAGAACTTTGATTTATAAGGTTACAATAATTTAATTGTTATGATACTTAAAGCGACTGTGGATAATTATTACAATACTTTAAGTAGGTATGAGTAGTTATGTTGGGAGAATTGGATTAGGTGAATAAGGTAAAAATTAGTACTCTTATCAGTATAAGAGTTTAATTAGGACCCTCGAGAACTAATTAATTATTGATTCGAAACCAAGGCCCGCAGCGGAAACCCCTATTTGGCAGCAGAAGACGCTCAAGCTCAAGCTCAAGCTCAATCTCAGTGGCATTCCTCACGCAACTTCTCGCTGACGACGTCGTACAAAAAAGTTGTACCTCAAATCAGCAGGTAAAAATGCACAGGTCAAGCATCATAAGAATAATTTACATGAATCAGTGATCATTAATCTATTTGGGGTCAAAATTCATAAACAAGACTAATTTGTTTAGCTATTCATGGAGGCGTTGTTACTGGCACTATGCTTGTTATGTTTATGAAGTGCTTGTTGAAATTCCCCTGAGAATGTTGAACCCTGTGTAACTACTGTAAACACCTTGCTTATCAAACACTTGTACCAAAATTCGTACCTGTATTAGCACCTTGTTGGATTTTACGTACAAAGGTTCAAGAAATGGTCAGTGGCTTACCTTTTCTTGAAGTTGTTGAAATGGAGCTTTCTGGTTGGGATATGTAAACGTAATTGCCAGTTTTTTGGTTCAACGTGCCATCAAAGTCGTGGGATTTTGCTGTAATGTACCATGATAATGAAACGGCACGTATTATTATATGATTAAATCAAGAACCTTGACATTATTACCGCATTTTGTAGGTTGCAGTGGAAGGAAAATGCTGCCTCAGAGGATGAAAAAGGTCATTACCGACAACCCAAAACAACTTGCTGACTTGATCGACCTTGTAAACCTGCCCTCAACGCTCAGAGAATTCACGGGTCAGTCGCAGACCTCGCGTTTGGGGTGCTTTACGCGTGTTTGGTCGTACATCAAGGAGAACAAACTCCAGGTTTGAGATTTATTGCTCAATGCCATTCCTTCGGTATTCACATTTATGtctggaaaatttttgaaacagcATGGTTAAACAGTTATGATGCAAGGTTGAATTACGAATGGTCAGGAGAAATACTCGAGTGCCAGTAGTTTTGATATTTTGGGtgtatcttttctttttctttttttttaaatattagttAACCTTTGCTTTTCTGTTGGTTTTCTTTAGGATCCAAATAACAAGAATCTGGTCAATTGTGATGCTAAATTGAAGCAAATTCTGTTGGGTAAAGGCCAAGTCGATCTTGCTGAACTTCCTATGCTGATTAAGCTGCATTTCCCGAAGCAGCAGAAATGATCTTCACGTTTGCAAGTCAAAGATGGCTGACACCAACTCTTGCTTTCGCATTCCTTTCTATAGATCGGATGAAAACACAAAGTTTATGTAATAGTCAGATGGTCAAGGAATTATTTCTGTTAGTGGCGAGTTGGCAGGTTATCCTTTCCATCGCTGcctttagaatttttctcaaatGTTGTAGTTAGTAATATGACATACATGGATATCAGCTCTACATATATTATTGGTTATTGCTGCCGTCATGAGAAAAATCCCATTACAATGATAATGAACTCTCTTTTACTCTGGTTTTTAGTTTTTAACTTTTCATTGTATGGCTATACAGAGAAAGCATTGCGTTCAGGTGTTAtttgttttttctctctctagaTTCTTTGCATCAGGTGTATCATTAACTGCTTAGAgggaaaatttttccttttttttttcttgaaagaaaCCTCACGAGAAAAGGTCAGAAAATTTAACTGATTCAATAGTTTGACAAATTAgtcaaatttttcaataatTGAACACATTAAAACATTTTCTGTAGCAAACAGTGCAAGAGAATTCTTTATGGCATGATGTGCTATTATGCCATTCGTTTTCTCTGTGGCATGAAAAGAATCCCAGAATGCATATTTGGTTGCATCTCTGCATCTGAAAGGGTTATACCTGTCACATGAGTAATGCATCTCAAAAGTTCCAGTCCCGCAACATGCTGTTGCTGTGTCTTCAAATCCTGTATTAGGGCAACAAATTCAGAAGGCATTTTGAGATAGCGTTAACAGAAACCTGAATTACATGTCCTACAAATTTCAGGCAATTAGCTGTAATGTAGACGGTCTTCTATATTTGAAACAAATAGAGTAAGGATGATGAAGAGAAGAAACAATATGGAAAACTATAAACTGCAAAATCAAGTGGGGGAGGGGGAGGTGAGTATGCTCCTGCTTAAACTTTGTACATCATTTTATTGAGTGTCTTTTCTAGCTCAAAGATTCATCCAGTGTGAAAGAAGGATTGACCAGGTAAACTTTGGATTATGATTTATGTGATGGTGTAGAAGTCTTTATTTTCTTAATGGCAGACGTTTCTTTGGATAAGCAACATATTTTAAAATGAGAGATATTTTGTTTACATTGTTGTCTTTTGAACATTAAAGATCTCATACTATCTTGGCAAAATCTACACAGGATGAACATCCTAGAGTGAGCATTATACTAATGCTTGATTTGTAATTAATTTCTGAATTTATGCCTGATGCTTTCTGGTCCTGTCTATCTTGGAGTCTACTGTATCTTTTCATATGTTAGCCTTACTATTTTAGCAAATTATAATTGTTGCAGTTGACTTTGAAAGTCTGAAACCTCCAGCAATGGAAGGGTTGGATGCGCTACTAGCTGTGAGTATACCAATGTCCTACCTAATTCTTTTTGCAAATTTCTTGGATCATTCACTGATAATTCTCCCTTTGTTATTGCATTTATGCAGAAGAAAAAGCATACACCGAAAAGTGAACTAGAACAAAATGGTGAGACTGTTATTGATCTAGCTACATATTTTGtgtttcttccctcttttccTTGTTTAGAGACCTGAGTTCGTAAAGTTCATATCTGTTCTGCAATCCAGGTATTCCTCAGTTGCAGTCTTCACCATCTGCTAATTGGTTTTCTTCGTCAAAGTCTGCAAAGAAGGTGCATTGTAACAATTACTTTGTCTCTAAAGGATGAAATATTGCACTTTTTCCTATACTTTTTGCATCGATACAGTTTACACAATCCATGTTATTtaattctttgcattttctgTTCTCTTTATAGACTTTTATTTCTAGTGTTGGGTAAACTGTTTTACAATACTCTCTATTATGTTTCAAAGTAATGTGATGCAACGAGATGATAAACAGAATGGATTTGGGGCTGTAGAGAGGTCAGACTGGAAGATTTGATATATCTTCTGAGGACATTATCGAAGCTGCCATAGGACTCTAGTGCATGACAAGATGACGAAAAAGTTTGATATGTACCGTAGTACATCAACTAGTATGCTAGTAGGACTTGAACACTATTCCACAAAGAGCACTTCTTAATGTGCAAGAACTTGTCTCTTGATGATTAAATTTGCATCATTAACAAATGACCATTTGTTTGTAAACACACTTTACTTACTGTTTTGGGTCCTATAATGagctttgcttttgctttgtgTCCTGTCAGGTGTCTCTAAGCTCTGTTACATCAATTATTGATGGATTGAAGAAGTTGTACGTCCAAAAACTGAAGCCATTGGAAGCAACATATCGTTTCAATGATTTTGTTTCCCCTTTGTTGGTGAGTCATGCATCTGCTTTGTTCTTCACTTGAGGGATTGGATATGGTTGTGATTCCATTGTCTTAATTAACTGAAATCATAGTTGACTGGATTGTTCCTTTCCCTAGACAAATAGCGATTTTGATGCTAAGCCCATGGTGATGGTTTTTGGGTCAATACTTAACTGGGAAAACAACATTCATTAAACATCTGCTCAAAACGAGTTATCCAGGTATTTAGACCTTCATGCGGAGTCTGCGTATCTACTCTAACATCTCCTCAGAAGATAGGACCTTTCTGATCATTTTATGCGTTATTTTCACAGGTGCTCTCATTGGACCAGAGAAATATCACAATTGTACAGAGAAATATCACAATtatgtttatttcttgtttGCTAACAGGTTCAGAGGGAGTTCCATCTGCCAGCGGGGGATTTTCCGAAGGTTGAACACTTTCGGGAGGCCCGAGTGGATATAGCATTGATAAGTTCGAGAAATTGAAGCCTAAAAtgatactccctccgtcccactttgatagtcctgatttttttttcacatagtttaagaaaaagtagttaactttgttggaacaatcaatttaggtagctatttttctaaaataccctcatattaattagagtacaactttatgggaacttgaattgatgataaaaaaagaatcaactctcattaaatggggtaggtttatagtaacaacaacctACATTGAATAAagatattttaggaaaattaaaatacaattacattcttcaattggaaagtggactacaatttgggacatatgaaaaagaaaaacaggactatcaaagtgggacggagggagtacaaTCTGTTGATGATATGCTTGGATACGATATCCCAGAACTTCTTAAGAATTTCCGGAATCCATATGATTGATATGCATATATCTGCTATCAAATAACAGCAGCTTTTTTTGGGTAAGAGAAATCAGAAGAATATTGCTGATGATTGGCCGCCCATACGTTCAACTTCTTCTGACGGCATGATTTATGCGGAAAACTAGGACGCTGTACACTTCGAATAGGCGAGCTAGTGTGAAATTTGCAGTGACATGAATAATTATTCAGATCGTattgtcttttgattttcttGGCATTCttacaaaaataatatataattcCATTTACAAAACTAATATAGTTCCTACCCAGATACTGTTACTAAACTCAGCGTTTTCAAGTACATTTCCTTTTTCTCAGATACATGGCGTAAAAGGAAACAAGAGAAATCTTAACAAAGACACAAAATTTACCAAGATTTGCCTTCTCATAATTGATGGTATTCCACTCTTCCACTGCGTAAGCGTAAGAACATACCAAAAAATATTGCTTCTCAATATTTTGTATTGAGAACATACCAAAAGATGGCTGGAGTCCGAATATGTTGTATATGTAAACGATATCATACCAAATTTACGTTATTACCGTTTCCGCCCCATTCAATAGATATTCACCTTCTCTGTGGTCACCAAATATGTCGTTTCTTAGATCGACAAAAACCCTTTTGCATCCAAAGAAGGCCTTGAAGGATCTGATGGCCAACGTTGGAGCCAAAATATACCAATTTATGATGGCTTGCAACTTaggtaaaattttcaaaatcgacAGAACCTCTAATCCTCATCTTTGTGGCGAGCCCACCCCTCGTGTTTCCGTCTCTTCTCCTAGCGAAAGTGATCATGCTGATCATACACCGGCTGCAATTCATTCACCAAAGAGTGTACCACCAGTTTTCTGTCCACTTCCCATTCAATACTCAACAGATTCTAGTGGTGCCGGCGACACCGAAGACGAGGagcaggaggaggaggaggagaaagaGAGTCATGTGTTGGACTATATTGTAACGTTTCCTGACTCCGACTCCGACTCTGGTGCTGATGAATTATCGAAGGTGCCTGAAGGGTGCTTGTGTCCTGATCAAGAATATACCGTAACATATCCTGACAGTACCGACTCTGAGTCTGAGTCTGAGTCTGAATCTGATGCGGAGGAAGAGCAAGTGTTTGTCCATAAAGATCACTGCTTGAATTCTGACGATGGTGATGACCAATTTCACGTTGTGACGCCTCATCAAGAGGAGGACATGTATGCTCATCAACACTGTGGGTTCCAATGTCATCATCACGATGAAGGTTATGGGTACCAATATTATGGCTGGACAGGCTTTTACTATGTTAGACAACCTCCATTCTGATATACTACAATCTTCTTCCATTACTGACCCCCGATTTGATAacattttatatttttgtttcgGGATTTTATTGCGTTCTTGTCATCAGGTTCAGGATTGCTTGTTTGATTGAGCTACTTCATTGATTTGAAGCGTGTACTTGTGGTTTATGTCTACACATAAAGTGCTAGAATATTTTTCTCTATTGCTTGCTTCATATGCTCTGCTCTGATCTGTTAATTTGATGTTACTAAGTGATTGTATGGGGTTTGCATGAATGCGATGACAATTTGCGGTCAGCTCTCTTCCTTCCACAGTGTCAAAACCCAAAAGATACATTCAATTTAATGTCAAATCACTTCTAAACATTATACACAGTCAAAGGCCTCACTATAGATGCTGAAGACTCTTGCTGCACCTGAAAATATGGCGAATTTGAACGTGAAAATCTAAAATAACTTGGGTTTTGATAGTGAATGAGCATGTACTGAAACTGCATATACTATAACGTATCACGAAAATCAGAGAacaaaacaagccattgaactCCTACCAAATTCTTTTGGATTTTGAATGATTTCTGAAAAAATTCCATATGGGTTGGAAAA
Above is a genomic segment from Coffea eugenioides isolate CCC68of chromosome 5, Ceug_1.0, whole genome shotgun sequence containing:
- the LOC113770578 gene encoding upstream activation factor subunit UAF30, coding for MLPQRMKKVITDNPKQLADLIDLVNLPSTLREFTGQSQTSRLGCFTRVWSYIKENKLQDPNNKNLVNCDAKLKQILLGKGQVDLAELPMLIKLHFPKQQK
- the LOC113770577 gene encoding EH domain-containing protein 1-like; protein product: MEGLDALLAKKKHTPKSELEQNGIPQLQSSPSANWFSSSKSAKKVSLSSVTSIIDGLKKLYVQKLKPLEATYRFNDFVSPLLTNSDFDAKPMVMVFGSILNWENNIH